The Virgibacillus dokdonensis genome includes a window with the following:
- a CDS encoding dicarboxylate/amino acid:cation symporter: MHIWKKYKQTSFVIKMTIAFIAGIIIGLIFQDQTDILEPLGTLLIHLLSLVAIPVIFLTVVLAVNKMKIHQLGRMGGKLMLYYMATTAAAVLIGLALALWINPGTSLTLPDTQVEEPETPSFSDILLQIVPKNIFTAFTSGDLMAILFIAVIMGIAISTMRYANDKKMKEYGDLLNTFFTALNEMFYKILQGVLLYAPIGIFAISATAFGSQGWDTFQSLLKFTAVFYLGILLLWVFVYTGFLKLAKVPVISFFKQTKEAYTTAFFTSSSIASLPIAINSAKKAGISETTANFALPLGAVFNSDGGALRMGVSLVFAANITNLSLSPTDFLVIVMIGTLLSIGTAGVPAAGLVTLSAVLSMFGLPLEIVALIAGVDALIGMAGTASNVIGDIVGATVVDKSERKRAA, translated from the coding sequence ATGCATATCTGGAAAAAATATAAACAGACTTCATTTGTCATTAAAATGACTATAGCTTTCATTGCTGGAATCATTATCGGATTAATATTTCAAGATCAGACAGATATTCTCGAACCATTAGGTACGTTGCTCATTCACTTACTAAGTTTAGTCGCTATTCCTGTTATCTTCCTGACAGTGGTGCTTGCAGTAAATAAAATGAAAATTCATCAACTCGGTCGTATGGGTGGCAAATTAATGTTATACTACATGGCTACGACTGCAGCCGCTGTGTTAATAGGCCTCGCATTAGCTTTATGGATCAACCCAGGTACAAGCTTAACGCTTCCAGACACGCAAGTGGAAGAACCTGAAACACCAAGCTTTTCAGATATACTGTTACAAATTGTGCCTAAAAATATTTTCACTGCATTTACATCTGGAGATCTCATGGCTATCTTATTTATTGCTGTCATTATGGGCATTGCTATTTCTACCATGCGCTATGCGAATGACAAAAAAATGAAAGAATACGGTGACTTATTAAATACTTTTTTCACCGCGCTCAATGAAATGTTTTACAAGATTTTGCAAGGAGTCTTGTTATACGCCCCAATTGGAATTTTTGCTATTAGTGCAACTGCATTTGGAAGCCAAGGTTGGGACACTTTCCAATCGTTATTAAAATTTACGGCGGTTTTTTATTTAGGTATTTTACTATTATGGGTATTCGTATATACAGGCTTTTTAAAATTGGCCAAAGTTCCTGTCATTTCTTTCTTTAAGCAAACGAAAGAAGCCTATACCACTGCATTCTTTACATCTAGTAGTATTGCCTCCCTCCCTATTGCCATAAATTCAGCTAAAAAAGCAGGCATTTCGGAAACAACAGCGAACTTTGCACTTCCACTTGGTGCTGTTTTCAATTCCGATGGTGGGGCGTTAAGAATGGGTGTTTCATTGGTATTTGCAGCAAATATTACTAATTTAAGCCTCTCACCAACAGATTTTCTAGTCATTGTTATGATCGGCACTCTACTCTCCATAGGGACAGCAGGCGTACCTGCGGCAGGCTTAGTAACCTTATCAGCTGTACTAAGCATGTTCGGCTTACCACTTGAAATCGTCGCTTTAATTGCCGGAGTAGATGCGTTAATTGGAATGGCTGGTACTGCTTCAAATGTCATTGGAGATATCGTTGGGGCGACAGTTGTTGATAAATCAGAACGAAAACGAGCTGCATAA
- a CDS encoding MFS transporter yields MKKLLYFIIVVSFIDTFIQLPIITPYAKSLGASNILTGAIVAVYSLTNMFGNILGGHWIDKYGRKRMLFIGMISVTVILLLYPLAATGTQLFIIRLLHGLAGGFLIPSAFAYVGDQTRVGSRGKAMAFTGAAIGIAAIVGPAVGGALAARGQIEYVFLFVAGLFFMTSFLVLRYLEESFISRDRSKVHVKHFIPLLKNPLLLQASLAAFALMISNGTLAFALPLKVEAIGLNASATGALLSTFGIMAIIVFLTPINRIYDRAQPLTLVGGGILLIGISMLFLSYITQFWLGILTMIVYGIGFALVFPSMNRMVAESSTKTDRGKAYGIFYAFFSLGVVAGSSISGAIAEWWGIPFIFTAFVMLVVCTILFVIDRIQKSKRH; encoded by the coding sequence GTGAAAAAGCTTTTATATTTTATTATTGTTGTTTCATTTATTGATACGTTTATTCAATTGCCTATCATAACTCCATATGCAAAAAGTCTTGGGGCTTCAAATATATTAACAGGTGCAATTGTAGCTGTTTATTCATTAACAAACATGTTCGGCAATATATTAGGTGGACACTGGATTGACAAGTATGGCCGAAAGCGCATGCTGTTTATTGGTATGATCTCGGTTACGGTTATTTTACTGTTATATCCACTTGCTGCCACAGGTACTCAGTTATTTATTATTCGATTATTACATGGACTTGCTGGTGGTTTTTTAATTCCTTCTGCTTTTGCGTATGTAGGTGACCAGACGAGGGTTGGTTCTAGAGGAAAAGCCATGGCCTTTACAGGCGCAGCGATTGGAATTGCAGCCATTGTAGGACCAGCTGTTGGTGGTGCTTTAGCTGCTCGCGGGCAGATAGAGTATGTGTTTCTATTCGTAGCAGGGTTGTTTTTCATGACGTCTTTTCTAGTCCTTCGCTATTTAGAAGAATCATTTATTTCCAGAGATAGATCCAAAGTTCATGTCAAGCATTTCATTCCATTATTAAAAAACCCTTTATTATTGCAAGCCTCCCTAGCAGCGTTTGCTTTAATGATTAGTAATGGAACATTGGCGTTTGCTTTACCTTTAAAGGTGGAAGCGATTGGGTTGAATGCTAGTGCAACTGGAGCATTGTTAAGCACATTTGGAATTATGGCAATTATAGTATTCTTAACTCCTATTAATCGAATTTATGATCGAGCGCAACCGTTGACTTTAGTTGGTGGGGGGATTTTATTAATAGGAATTTCGATGTTATTTTTAAGTTACATTACACAATTTTGGTTAGGAATTTTAACAATGATTGTGTATGGAATCGGGTTTGCACTTGTTTTTCCTTCCATGAACCGTATGGTAGCAGAAAGTTCTACTAAAACAGACCGCGGAAAAGCATATGGCATATTTTATGCATTTTTTTCATTAGGAGTTGTCGCTGGCTCTTCTATCTCCGGAGCAATTGCCGAGTGGTGGGGGATACCGTTTATTTTTACAGCCTTTGTGATGCTTGTCGTTTGCACCATTCTTTTTGTTATTGATCGTATTCAAAAAAGTAAAAGACATTAA
- the dpsA gene encoding dipicolinate synthase subunit DpsA has translation MLHILVVGGDKRYIHVIETLAKSENNLYLIGFDTVSFDKSNVKHAKLEHMDLSIIDAIILPIAGTDERGQVEIMYANGHFYLTEQILSSTPDHCTIYTGTANDYLQGMCKAAQRSLIRLFDRDDVAIYNSIPTAEGALKIAIEETEETIHNANVCVLGFGRVGKTVARLFHAVGANVYVVARNHADLARVTEMGLTPIKPNRLHKLLADMAICINTIPSLAIDDERLTNMSISTVIIDLASKPGGVDFVTAQRRGIKAVHALGLPGKTAPKTAGRIIANILMESLKSEQKHQ, from the coding sequence ATGCTGCATATTCTCGTAGTCGGTGGGGATAAAAGATATATACATGTTATCGAAACATTGGCTAAATCAGAAAACAACTTATATTTAATTGGATTTGATACGGTTTCTTTTGATAAATCTAATGTTAAGCATGCCAAGTTAGAGCATATGGATCTTTCTATTATCGATGCGATTATTTTACCTATTGCAGGGACAGATGAAAGGGGCCAAGTTGAAATCATGTATGCAAATGGACACTTTTATCTTACAGAACAAATACTTTCCTCTACTCCTGATCATTGCACCATTTATACAGGAACTGCAAATGATTACTTACAGGGAATGTGTAAAGCAGCACAACGAAGTTTAATACGATTATTTGATCGAGACGACGTTGCGATTTATAATTCTATCCCAACAGCAGAGGGGGCATTAAAAATTGCGATAGAAGAAACGGAGGAAACGATTCATAACGCAAATGTATGTGTGCTTGGATTTGGCAGAGTGGGGAAAACAGTAGCACGACTTTTTCATGCAGTCGGTGCTAACGTATATGTAGTAGCTAGAAACCATGCAGATTTAGCTAGGGTTACAGAAATGGGGTTAACCCCTATAAAACCAAATAGACTACATAAGCTACTAGCTGATATGGCTATCTGTATCAATACGATTCCTTCATTAGCTATCGATGATGAACGTTTAACCAATATGTCGATTTCTACCGTAATTATTGACCTGGCTTCAAAACCTGGTGGCGTAGACTTCGTAACCGCTCAAAGACGGGGTATAAAAGCAGTTCACGCACTCGGGTTACCCGGCAAAACAGCACCTAAGACAGCGGGTAGAATAATAGCTAATATATTAATGGAAAGTTTAAAAAGCGAACAGAAACACCAGTAG
- a CDS encoding AAA family ATPase, translating to MRPIKLTMTAFGPYKDKEVIHFDELGNHRLFVIGGNTGAGKTTIFDAICFALFGAASGQDRENNTMLRSDFAEDDVHTAVELLFELKGDQYRVLRQLGHVKKGNKTKTGERYEFFEVTNDGDIPCVDRQIVSEIDKKIEQLIGLTQDQFKQIVMLPQGEFRKLLTSQTENKEEILRRLFKTETYQAIAERFRRKKLAAEEAFKQAEQEQKQYIMQIHTSLPIREDALLFQTLEQESYNMHQVLRGLEEECRYYQWKIATDKQKYEHAYLAHDKKQKEFYGAKAINERFAELQQKQVRLKDLEQREAEYQQKKQKLTQAEFAQGIVLLEQQRNDWLKEEERKERQLKNGKHHKQRVDEQLSNVNKQLEAEEKREPEREEVRKKLDRLNNYLPIVEQIDEMKRQLMAMENQAKQAADALYATEQLLVKKKDQIDQMEKHMHELDQFVEKLPDKQEELNTMREQFRLVHEYRKLMEQQILLKNEAKQKEKIAIQMKGHYNKLEQTWMDNQAVYLAAHLHEGEACPVCGSLDHPSKATQQWEKVTKEQLEKARREFEGVDTAYRDVRGKLKANQENVRVKATELEKQHIASTNVKQKEEQLATVGKKLNAEVERLRQARHQRGEKKLALEKLQSEYKALEAKQKEQQQLEQQLKLTLAQKQAAYQERIQSVPESMRVLADLKEQIAKTATHLEQLKSAWEAIQKEQQKWKQEQTKVHSELTQVMKQLDETVKKRENAVDQFLQALAKEGFSSEATYQKAKLPESERVALKQDLEQYYQSISSIREQVQELDAMLVGKEQLDVTVMQQDLHRLKETYELALSRWNESKQYEQEAKALKQSVQKVMEKVTNYERQLQRVADLYDMIRGQNHRKVSFERYLQIEYLEQIIAAGNERLKELSNGQYAFIRSDRQESYGRQSGLALDVYDAYTGQTRDVKTLSGGEKFNASLSLALGMSDVIQSFQGAISIDTMFIDEGFGTLDEEALNKAIDTLVDLQQSGRMIGIISHVQELKAIFPAVLEVTKSKDGSSRTKFLIK from the coding sequence TTGAGACCGATAAAATTAACCATGACTGCATTTGGTCCATACAAGGATAAGGAAGTTATTCATTTTGATGAACTTGGGAATCATCGTTTGTTTGTAATTGGTGGTAATACAGGAGCGGGAAAGACCACCATTTTTGACGCGATTTGTTTTGCGTTATTTGGCGCTGCCAGTGGCCAAGATAGAGAAAATAATACGATGCTTCGAAGTGATTTTGCTGAAGATGATGTTCATACAGCTGTTGAACTTTTGTTTGAATTAAAAGGAGATCAGTATCGCGTTTTACGTCAATTGGGACATGTGAAAAAAGGGAATAAAACGAAAACGGGAGAGCGATATGAGTTTTTTGAAGTTACGAATGACGGTGACATACCTTGTGTAGATAGACAAATTGTTTCTGAAATTGATAAAAAAATAGAACAGCTAATTGGCCTCACGCAAGATCAGTTTAAACAAATTGTTATGCTTCCACAAGGGGAATTTCGTAAACTATTAACGTCACAAACGGAAAATAAGGAAGAAATTTTGCGACGATTGTTTAAAACGGAGACCTACCAAGCTATTGCAGAGCGATTCAGGCGAAAAAAATTAGCAGCAGAAGAAGCGTTCAAGCAAGCAGAGCAGGAACAAAAACAATATATAATGCAAATTCATACTTCCTTACCAATACGAGAGGACGCCCTACTTTTCCAAACGTTAGAGCAAGAAAGCTATAACATGCATCAAGTTTTGCGCGGTCTTGAAGAGGAATGTCGCTATTATCAATGGAAAATAGCAACAGATAAACAGAAATATGAGCATGCATATCTTGCCCATGATAAAAAACAAAAGGAATTTTATGGGGCAAAGGCTATAAATGAACGATTTGCAGAATTACAGCAAAAGCAAGTACGTTTAAAAGACCTTGAACAACGAGAAGCGGAATATCAACAAAAAAAGCAAAAACTTACGCAAGCGGAATTTGCACAAGGAATTGTTCTGTTGGAGCAACAGAGAAATGATTGGCTAAAAGAGGAAGAAAGAAAAGAACGACAACTAAAAAATGGAAAACACCACAAGCAGCGTGTCGATGAACAATTAAGTAATGTAAACAAACAATTAGAGGCTGAAGAAAAACGTGAACCTGAGCGAGAAGAGGTTCGGAAAAAGCTAGATAGATTAAATAATTATTTACCTATCGTGGAACAAATTGATGAAATGAAACGGCAGTTAATGGCGATGGAAAACCAAGCTAAGCAAGCAGCTGATGCCCTTTATGCTACAGAACAACTTTTGGTGAAGAAAAAGGACCAAATAGATCAAATGGAAAAGCATATGCATGAGCTTGACCAATTCGTAGAGAAGCTTCCTGATAAGCAGGAAGAATTAAATACGATGCGTGAGCAATTTAGGTTAGTACATGAATATCGTAAACTAATGGAACAACAAATCCTGTTAAAAAACGAAGCGAAGCAAAAAGAAAAAATAGCTATCCAAATGAAAGGGCATTATAACAAACTTGAACAAACATGGATGGATAACCAAGCCGTTTATTTAGCTGCCCATTTGCATGAAGGGGAGGCATGTCCGGTTTGTGGAAGCCTAGACCACCCGAGTAAAGCTACACAACAATGGGAGAAAGTGACGAAAGAGCAATTAGAAAAAGCGAGAAGAGAATTTGAGGGAGTCGACACAGCATATCGAGATGTACGTGGTAAGTTAAAAGCGAATCAAGAAAATGTTCGCGTAAAAGCAACTGAATTAGAAAAGCAGCATATAGCTAGCACAAATGTAAAACAAAAAGAGGAGCAACTTGCAACAGTTGGTAAAAAGCTAAATGCTGAGGTAGAAAGGCTAAGACAAGCACGTCATCAACGTGGAGAAAAGAAGCTTGCGCTTGAAAAACTTCAATCCGAATATAAAGCATTGGAAGCAAAGCAAAAAGAGCAACAGCAATTGGAGCAACAATTAAAGTTAACATTAGCACAAAAGCAGGCAGCTTATCAGGAAAGGATACAGTCTGTACCAGAGAGCATGCGTGTACTTGCAGACTTGAAAGAGCAAATTGCTAAAACAGCCACTCATTTAGAGCAACTAAAAAGTGCATGGGAAGCTATACAAAAAGAGCAACAGAAATGGAAACAGGAACAAACGAAAGTTCATTCAGAACTCACTCAAGTCATGAAGCAGCTAGACGAAACGGTTAAAAAGCGAGAGAATGCTGTTGACCAATTTTTACAAGCTTTAGCAAAGGAAGGTTTTTCCTCAGAAGCCACCTATCAAAAAGCAAAATTGCCTGAATCTGAACGGGTAGCATTGAAACAAGATTTAGAACAATACTATCAGTCTATCTCTTCTATACGTGAACAGGTTCAAGAATTAGACGCTATGTTAGTAGGTAAGGAGCAGTTAGATGTAACTGTTATGCAACAGGATTTACATCGTTTAAAAGAAACGTACGAATTAGCTTTAAGTAGATGGAATGAATCCAAACAGTATGAACAAGAAGCAAAAGCATTAAAGCAATCGGTACAAAAAGTAATGGAAAAAGTAACAAATTATGAACGTCAGTTGCAAAGAGTAGCTGATTTATATGATATGATTCGAGGTCAAAATCATCGAAAAGTCTCGTTTGAACGTTATTTGCAGATTGAATACTTAGAACAAATTATTGCTGCAGGAAATGAGCGGTTAAAAGAACTGTCAAATGGGCAATATGCCTTTATTCGTAGTGATCGTCAAGAATCATACGGGAGACAAAGCGGTCTTGCCCTTGATGTATATGATGCTTATACAGGTCAAACGAGAGATGTCAAAACTTTATCAGGAGGAGAGAAGTTTAACGCTTCACTTAGCTTAGCACTCGGAATGTCCGATGTGATTCAAAGCTTTCAAGGTGCTATTTCAATTGATACGATGTTTATTGATGAAGGTTTTGGTACGCTCGATGAAGAGGCATTGAATAAAGCAATTGATACGTTAGTCGATTTGCAGCAATCAGGAAGAATGATTGGCATCATTTCTCATGTGCAAGAATTAAAAGCAATTTTTCCAGCTGTGCTTGAAGTAACGAAGTCCAAAGACGGTTCTAGCAGAACAAAATTTTTAATTAAATAG
- a CDS encoding class I SAM-dependent methyltransferase produces the protein MNYLESLAKLGVGGAHPGGLKLTKEIVAQQSIDHTTKLLDIGCGTGQTAAFIANQYACSVTAMDIHPIMVEKAKQRFLDGEVPISVVQGNIEQMCWSEQFDIVLSESVLAFTNISKSLTSIRNVLKCNGCFLAVEIMVDESVGESDKHAIASFYGFRHLLTETEWREKLSQSSFKQINIEQPSLNPLPITIDEAQDFHFSNSEIDEALDILHQHQALTKRYKEKLPYAVFRCTK, from the coding sequence GTGAATTATTTGGAAAGTTTGGCTAAGCTTGGAGTGGGCGGCGCCCATCCAGGAGGGCTAAAGTTAACAAAAGAAATAGTAGCACAGCAATCTATTGATCATACAACTAAATTACTCGATATTGGGTGTGGCACAGGACAGACGGCGGCTTTTATCGCGAATCAATATGCATGTTCTGTTACAGCAATGGATATCCATCCGATCATGGTGGAAAAAGCTAAGCAGAGATTTCTAGATGGCGAAGTTCCCATTTCCGTCGTTCAAGGTAATATAGAGCAGATGTGTTGGAGTGAGCAGTTTGATATTGTTCTTTCGGAATCTGTTTTAGCATTTACAAATATATCAAAATCGTTAACTTCTATTAGGAATGTTTTAAAATGTAATGGATGTTTCTTAGCTGTTGAAATAATGGTTGATGAAAGTGTGGGAGAGAGTGATAAGCATGCAATCGCATCATTTTATGGGTTCCGTCATTTATTAACAGAAACAGAATGGCGTGAAAAACTCTCTCAGTCTAGTTTTAAGCAAATTAATATCGAACAACCAAGCCTAAATCCATTACCTATAACGATAGATGAAGCACAAGATTTTCATTTTTCAAATTCAGAAATAGATGAGGCATTAGATATACTGCATCAACACCAAGCGTTGACGAAGAGGTATAAGGAGAAGCTTCCATATGCCGTATTTCGTTGCACGAAATAA
- a CDS encoding exonuclease SbcCD subunit D, giving the protein MKFFHTADWHLGKLVQGVYMTNDQKYIIKKFIQAVEEEQPDAVIIAGDLYDRAVPPTEAVHLLDETLGKIVLELNIPVLAIAGNHDSPSRLDFGSKILRENGLHIAGNLSEPIRPVVLHDAYGEVHVYLIPYCDPSIVRRVFGNDTVRTHNDAMKIIIQHIEASMDPNARHVFVGHAFVTPYGEREANTSESERPLSIGGSEYVEADLFHSFHYTALGHLHQAHYVKRKEIRYAGSPLKYSISEENHRKGFFIVNVDGEGEVEIEKQLLLPKREMRTVEGALDELLQLPMNEDYVFIKLTDETPVLSPMEKLRSVYPNAMHVERKTFFTTPGASEKEKMVERTKMSDMELFEAFYKEVKGEAPDEETVKLFQDTLHDLLTEQDETKDATHTLQ; this is encoded by the coding sequence ATGAAATTTTTTCATACAGCAGATTGGCATCTTGGTAAGCTTGTGCAAGGCGTATATATGACCAATGATCAAAAATATATTATAAAAAAATTTATTCAAGCTGTTGAAGAGGAACAGCCTGATGCTGTCATTATTGCAGGAGATTTGTATGATCGAGCAGTACCGCCTACAGAAGCTGTACATTTATTAGATGAAACGTTAGGTAAAATCGTCTTAGAGCTAAATATACCGGTTCTTGCAATTGCGGGTAACCATGATAGTCCAAGCAGGCTTGATTTTGGAAGTAAAATATTGCGTGAAAATGGTTTGCATATTGCAGGGAACCTCTCAGAACCAATTAGGCCAGTAGTCTTACATGATGCGTATGGAGAAGTCCATGTCTACCTCATTCCCTACTGTGACCCAAGTATTGTACGCCGTGTTTTTGGTAATGATACCGTTCGGACGCATAATGATGCCATGAAAATAATTATTCAACATATAGAAGCATCCATGGATCCAAATGCCAGGCATGTATTTGTAGGACATGCTTTTGTGACCCCTTATGGGGAAAGAGAGGCGAATACTAGTGAATCAGAAAGACCGTTGTCTATAGGAGGATCTGAATACGTAGAAGCTGATTTGTTTCATAGCTTTCACTATACTGCCTTAGGTCACCTTCATCAAGCGCATTATGTCAAAAGAAAAGAGATTCGTTATGCAGGTTCTCCTTTAAAATATTCGATCTCTGAAGAAAATCATCGCAAAGGTTTTTTTATTGTGAATGTAGATGGGGAAGGTGAAGTAGAAATTGAAAAACAGCTACTCCTACCGAAAAGAGAAATGCGAACAGTGGAAGGCGCATTAGATGAGCTTTTACAACTACCAATGAATGAAGACTATGTGTTTATTAAACTGACAGATGAAACTCCTGTCTTATCACCGATGGAAAAACTCCGCTCTGTGTATCCAAATGCAATGCACGTTGAGAGGAAAACGTTTTTCACAACGCCTGGTGCTTCTGAGAAGGAAAAAATGGTAGAACGAACAAAAATGTCAGATATGGAACTGTTTGAAGCTTTTTATAAAGAAGTGAAAGGAGAGGCTCCAGACGAGGAGACCGTAAAATTGTTTCAAGATACCTTGCATGATCTTTTAACAGAACAAGATGAGACAAAAGATGCCACTCATACACTTCAATAA
- a CDS encoding DUF2268 domain-containing protein codes for MAGVIRTDKWLLHDDNQPLQIAKRLKKYFPDAEAEEVLHHLTMFGMSRSAVTKKQIQKMQEANIWKIVAKDYQQLQHDWEGDNIPIFILPSDTANYKLRKEFNGKAGLSFNDKIFLFLSEWNTKMEIRALLTHEYNHVCRLTKYNKPESKYTLLDTIILEGMAEYAVYKRLGVEHTASYIGKYSDDVLHRFWNKYIAPKKELEPESKTYYHLLYGSHLYPKMLGYCVGECLVRTYASKHELSLKELFTIESDKIAETDIHD; via the coding sequence ATGGCGGGGGTTATTCGTACGGATAAATGGCTGCTGCATGACGATAACCAACCACTCCAAATTGCCAAACGATTAAAAAAATACTTCCCTGATGCGGAAGCAGAAGAAGTCCTCCATCATTTGACAATGTTCGGCATGAGTCGTTCAGCAGTAACCAAAAAACAAATACAGAAGATGCAGGAAGCAAACATATGGAAAATAGTTGCAAAAGATTATCAACAGTTGCAACATGATTGGGAAGGAGATAACATTCCTATTTTTATTCTTCCATCTGATACTGCGAACTATAAATTAAGGAAAGAATTTAATGGAAAGGCCGGGCTAAGCTTTAACGATAAAATTTTCTTATTTCTATCTGAGTGGAATACTAAAATGGAGATTCGAGCGCTCTTAACACATGAGTACAACCATGTTTGCCGGTTGACAAAATATAATAAACCAGAAAGTAAGTATACGTTATTAGATACGATTATTTTAGAAGGAATGGCAGAATACGCTGTTTACAAACGGCTTGGTGTAGAGCATACAGCTAGTTATATTGGAAAATATAGCGATGATGTATTACATCGGTTTTGGAACAAATACATTGCACCAAAAAAAGAACTAGAGCCAGAATCAAAAACATACTACCACTTACTGTATGGATCACATTTGTACCCAAAAATGCTAGGATATTGTGTTGGAGAATGCCTTGTTCGTACCTATGCGAGCAAACATGAATTGTCTTTAAAAGAGTTGTTTACGATTGAAAGTGATAAAATTGCTGAAACAGATATACATGACTAG
- a CDS encoding aldo/keto reductase, with protein MTKVTLGKSDIVVYPIGLGTNAVGGHNLYPNMLDEEQGKNVVRTALDQGINMLDTAYIYGPKRSEELTGEVMKEYNREDIVLATKGAHKFVGDEVVMDNSPTFLKQSVEDSLRRLQTDYIDLYYIHFPDQDTPKDEAVGALKELKDEGKIRSIGVSNFTLEQLKEANKDGYVDVVQGEYNLLKREAEDSFFPYTEKKNITFIPYFPLESGLLAGKYAKDQTFTDLRAENPNFQGNTFHENLEKVAKLKPIAEKYNEEIAHIVLAWYLTRPSVDVLIPGAKRPEQVVSNKRAATIALAAEDVQLISDIFTS; from the coding sequence ATGACTAAAGTTACATTAGGAAAATCAGATATCGTTGTTTATCCAATTGGGTTAGGTACCAATGCTGTCGGCGGGCATAATTTGTATCCAAATATGCTTGATGAGGAACAAGGAAAGAATGTTGTGCGTACAGCCTTAGATCAAGGAATTAATATGTTGGATACAGCGTATATTTATGGACCTAAACGCTCTGAAGAGTTAACCGGTGAAGTGATGAAAGAATATAACCGGGAAGATATCGTGCTGGCAACGAAAGGAGCGCATAAATTTGTTGGTGATGAAGTGGTCATGGATAATTCCCCAACTTTTTTGAAGCAGTCCGTCGAAGATAGTCTTCGCCGCTTGCAAACAGATTATATTGATTTATATTATATTCATTTTCCAGATCAAGATACACCAAAAGATGAGGCAGTTGGAGCGTTGAAAGAATTAAAAGATGAAGGAAAAATTCGTTCCATAGGTGTGTCTAATTTCACATTGGAACAATTGAAAGAAGCGAATAAAGATGGCTATGTAGACGTAGTGCAAGGCGAATACAATTTACTAAAACGTGAGGCAGAAGATAGCTTTTTCCCTTATACAGAAAAAAAGAACATTACTTTTATCCCTTATTTTCCACTGGAATCAGGCTTGCTTGCTGGAAAATATGCTAAAGATCAAACATTTACAGATTTACGAGCTGAAAATCCTAATTTCCAAGGTAATACATTTCATGAAAACCTTGAGAAAGTGGCGAAATTAAAACCAATTGCCGAGAAATATAACGAAGAAATTGCTCATATTGTTTTAGCATGGTATCTCACCCGTCCTTCTGTAGATGTCCTTATTCCAGGTGCCAAGCGGCCAGAACAAGTAGTTAGTAACAAACGTGCTGCTACGATTGCACTTGCCGCAGAGGATGTGCAGTTGATCAGCGATATTTTCACATCATAG